In one window of Streptomyces griseus subsp. griseus DNA:
- a CDS encoding glycoside hydrolase family 6 protein, whose protein sequence is MSGRSTVHRVFRALKVPPGLAAAALAAVLTAGCSAPGGASPSAADADPVRGEPAPSAASPYWVDPDSDAARQVRAWDRQGREGDAKALRRIADRPVALWPAWDAPGPEIVAAARAAAETKRSVLLVAYNIPHRDCGLYSAGGAKDADAYRSWLGEFAEAIGDAPATVILEPDALPHIADGCTPPQHHAERYQLLSEAVDTLKANARTKVYLDAGNPDWIKEPSKIAEPLRRAGIDRADGFSLNVSNFQSNASVKEYGALLSDAVGNAHYVIDTSRNGGGPLTGDRAEAWCNPPGRALGTPPTTDTRDDRLDAYLWIKRPGESDGTCRGGPEAGTWWPEYALGLAERATS, encoded by the coding sequence ATGTCCGGCCGCAGCACCGTCCACCGAGTCTTCCGGGCCTTGAAGGTTCCCCCCGGCCTGGCCGCCGCCGCTCTCGCGGCCGTCCTCACGGCGGGCTGCTCCGCACCGGGCGGCGCGAGCCCGTCGGCCGCCGATGCCGACCCCGTACGCGGCGAACCGGCGCCGAGCGCGGCCTCCCCGTACTGGGTCGACCCGGACAGCGACGCGGCCCGTCAGGTGCGCGCCTGGGACCGGCAGGGCCGGGAGGGCGACGCGAAGGCACTGCGGCGGATCGCCGACCGGCCGGTGGCGCTCTGGCCCGCCTGGGACGCGCCCGGGCCCGAGATCGTGGCCGCCGCGAGGGCCGCGGCCGAGACCAAGAGGAGCGTCCTGCTCGTCGCGTACAACATCCCCCACCGCGACTGCGGGCTCTACTCCGCGGGCGGCGCCAAGGACGCGGACGCCTACCGGTCCTGGCTCGGGGAGTTCGCCGAGGCCATCGGGGACGCCCCGGCCACCGTGATCCTGGAGCCCGACGCGCTCCCCCACATCGCCGACGGCTGCACCCCGCCCCAGCACCACGCCGAGCGCTACCAGCTGCTCTCCGAGGCCGTGGACACCCTCAAGGCCAACGCCCGGACCAAGGTCTACCTGGACGCGGGCAACCCGGACTGGATCAAGGAACCTTCCAAGATCGCCGAACCGCTGCGGCGGGCCGGGATCGACCGGGCCGACGGCTTCTCGCTGAACGTCTCCAACTTCCAGTCGAACGCGAGCGTGAAGGAGTACGGGGCCCTCCTCTCCGACGCCGTCGGGAACGCGCACTACGTGATCGACACCAGCCGCAACGGCGGCGGCCCGCTCACCGGCGACCGCGCCGAGGCCTGGTGCAACCCGCCGGGCCGGGCGCTCGGCACACCCCCGACCACCGACACCCGTGACGACCGCCTCGACGCCTACCTGTGGATCAAGCGGCCCGGCGAGTCGGACGGCACCTGCCGGGGCGGACCGGAGGCGGGCACCTGGTGGCCGGAGTACGCGCTGGGGCTGGCCGAGCGCGCCACGTCCTGA